Proteins co-encoded in one Xanthomonas campestris pv. badrii genomic window:
- a CDS encoding TIGR00730 family Rossman fold protein, with amino-acid sequence MKSICVYCGSNAGNKPAYAERATALGTRIAAQGLRLVYGGGNVGLMGTVANAVLAAGGEVTGVIPQQLADWEVAHRGLTTLEIVGSMHERKMRMFELSDAFVALPGGFGTMEEIFEMLTWRQLGIGNKPCAFLDIEHFYAPLIGMIDRMVEERFLHPDQRTDLWYGSDIEQMLEWMQHYTPAQASKWIDEKRRSTLV; translated from the coding sequence ATGAAAAGCATCTGCGTCTACTGCGGCTCCAACGCCGGCAACAAACCGGCCTATGCCGAACGCGCCACTGCCTTGGGCACGCGCATTGCTGCACAAGGCCTGCGCCTGGTCTACGGTGGTGGCAATGTCGGACTGATGGGCACGGTGGCCAATGCGGTGCTGGCCGCCGGTGGCGAAGTGACCGGGGTGATTCCGCAGCAATTGGCCGATTGGGAAGTGGCGCACCGCGGGCTGACCACGCTGGAGATCGTCGGCTCCATGCACGAGCGCAAGATGCGCATGTTCGAACTCTCCGACGCCTTCGTTGCCCTGCCCGGCGGCTTCGGCACCATGGAGGAGATCTTCGAAATGCTGACCTGGCGCCAGCTCGGCATCGGCAACAAGCCCTGCGCCTTCCTGGATATCGAACATTTCTACGCGCCGCTGATCGGCATGATCGATCGCATGGTGGAAGAGCGCTTCCTGCACCCGGACCAGCGCACCGACCTGTGGTATGGCAGCGACATCGAGCAAATGCTGGAATGGATGCAGCATTACACGCCGGCCCAGGCCTCCAAGTGGATCGACGAGAAGCGCCGCTCTACCCTGGTGTAA
- the lpdA gene encoding dihydrolipoyl dehydrogenase, protein MSEQFDVVVIGAGPAGYHAAIRAAQLGMKVACIDAALGKDGKPALGGTCLRVGCIPSKALLDSSRQFWNMGHLFGDHGISFNDAKMDVPTMIGRKDKIVKQFTGGIAMLFKANKITPYYGFGQLQPGNIVKVTQHEGGEIELKGTNVILAAGSESIELPFAKFDGDTIVDNVGGLDFTAVPKRLAVIGAGVIGLELGSVWKRLGAEVTILEALPDFLALADAEVAKTALKEFKKQGLDIKLGAKVGKTEITGSGDAKQVVLSYTDAAGEQTLTVDKLLVAVGRKAATKNLLAEGTGVKVTDRGQIEVDGHCHTGVDGVWAIGDCVRGPMLAHKGFEEGIAVAELIAGLPGHVNFDTIPWVIYTEPEIAWVGKTEQQLKAEGVAYKAGSFPFAAIGRAVAMGEPAGFVKVIADAETDRVLGMHLVGVGVSELVHEGVLTMEFNGSADDLARICHAHPTLSEAIHDAAMAVSKRAIHKAN, encoded by the coding sequence ATGAGCGAACAATTCGACGTCGTCGTCATCGGTGCTGGCCCGGCCGGCTATCACGCGGCGATTCGCGCGGCCCAGCTGGGCATGAAGGTCGCCTGCATCGACGCGGCACTCGGCAAGGACGGCAAGCCGGCGCTCGGCGGTACCTGCCTGCGCGTGGGCTGCATTCCGTCCAAGGCGCTGCTGGATTCCTCGCGCCAGTTCTGGAACATGGGTCACCTGTTCGGCGACCACGGCATCAGCTTCAACGACGCCAAGATGGACGTGCCCACGATGATCGGCCGCAAGGACAAGATCGTGAAGCAGTTCACCGGCGGCATCGCGATGCTGTTCAAGGCCAACAAGATCACCCCGTACTACGGGTTCGGCCAGCTGCAGCCGGGCAACATCGTCAAGGTCACCCAGCACGAAGGCGGCGAGATCGAGCTCAAGGGCACCAACGTGATCCTGGCGGCCGGCTCGGAATCGATCGAACTGCCGTTCGCCAAGTTCGATGGCGACACCATCGTCGACAACGTCGGCGGCCTGGACTTCACTGCGGTGCCCAAGCGCCTGGCGGTCATCGGCGCCGGCGTGATCGGCCTGGAGCTGGGCAGCGTGTGGAAGCGCCTGGGCGCCGAGGTCACCATCCTCGAAGCGTTGCCGGACTTCCTGGCGCTGGCCGATGCCGAAGTGGCCAAGACCGCGCTGAAGGAATTCAAGAAGCAGGGTCTGGACATCAAGCTGGGCGCCAAGGTCGGCAAGACCGAGATCACCGGCAGCGGCGACGCCAAGCAGGTGGTGCTGAGCTACACCGACGCGGCCGGCGAGCAGACCCTGACCGTGGACAAGCTGCTGGTGGCCGTGGGCCGCAAGGCCGCGACCAAGAACCTGCTGGCCGAGGGCACCGGGGTCAAGGTCACCGACCGCGGCCAGATCGAGGTCGATGGGCATTGCCACACCGGCGTGGATGGCGTGTGGGCGATCGGCGACTGCGTGCGCGGCCCGATGCTGGCGCACAAGGGCTTCGAGGAAGGCATCGCGGTGGCCGAACTGATCGCCGGCCTGCCCGGCCACGTCAACTTCGACACCATTCCGTGGGTCATCTACACCGAGCCGGAAATTGCCTGGGTCGGCAAGACCGAGCAGCAGCTGAAGGCCGAGGGCGTCGCCTACAAGGCCGGCAGCTTCCCGTTCGCGGCGATCGGCCGCGCGGTGGCCATGGGCGAGCCGGCCGGCTTCGTCAAGGTGATCGCCGATGCCGAAACCGACCGCGTGCTGGGCATGCACCTGGTGGGCGTGGGCGTGTCCGAGCTGGTGCACGAAGGCGTGCTGACGATGGAATTCAACGGCTCGGCCGATGACCTGGCACGCATCTGCCACGCGCATCCGACGCTGTCCGAAGCGATCCACGACGCCGCGATGGCGGTCAGCAAGCGGGCGATCCATAAGGCTAACTGA
- the sucB gene encoding dihydrolipoyllysine-residue succinyltransferase: MATEVKVPVLPESVSDATIASWHKKAGEAVKRDENLVDLETDKVVLEVPSPVDGVLKEIKFDTGSTVTSNQILAIIEEGAVAAAAPAEERKADAPAPAAAAPAAAPAPAAAAAPAAASKSAADALPPGARFSAITQGVDPSQVEGTGRRGAVTKEDIVNFAKAGGVGKASGARPEERVPMTRVRKTIAKRLMESKNSTAMLTTFNEVNLAKVSAARKELQDEFQKAHGIKLGFMSFFVKAAANALQRFPLVNASIDGDDIIYHGYSDISIAVSTDKGLVTPVLRNVERQSFADVEQGIADYAAKARAGKLGLDDLQGGTFTITNGGTFGSLLSTPIINPPQSAILGMHAIKERPIAENGQVVIAPMMYLALSYDHRIIDGKDSVQFLVDIKNQLENPGRMLFGL, encoded by the coding sequence ATGGCCACCGAAGTCAAAGTTCCGGTACTGCCCGAATCCGTTTCCGACGCCACCATCGCCAGCTGGCACAAGAAGGCCGGCGAAGCGGTCAAGCGCGACGAGAATCTGGTCGACCTGGAAACCGACAAGGTCGTGCTGGAAGTTCCTTCGCCGGTCGATGGCGTATTGAAGGAAATCAAGTTCGACACCGGCAGCACGGTCACCAGCAACCAGATCCTGGCGATCATCGAAGAAGGCGCCGTGGCCGCTGCCGCGCCCGCCGAAGAGAGGAAGGCCGACGCACCGGCGCCTGCCGCTGCTGCGCCGGCCGCTGCTCCGGCACCGGCCGCCGCCGCCGCGCCAGCTGCTGCGTCCAAGTCCGCTGCCGATGCCCTGCCCCCGGGTGCGCGGTTCTCCGCGATCACCCAGGGCGTGGATCCGTCGCAGGTCGAAGGCACCGGCCGTCGCGGTGCGGTGACCAAGGAAGACATCGTCAACTTCGCCAAGGCCGGCGGCGTGGGCAAGGCCTCGGGCGCCCGCCCGGAAGAGCGCGTGCCGATGACCCGCGTGCGCAAGACCATCGCCAAGCGTCTGATGGAGTCCAAGAACTCCACCGCGATGCTGACCACCTTCAACGAAGTGAACCTGGCCAAGGTGTCGGCCGCACGCAAGGAACTGCAGGACGAGTTCCAGAAGGCGCACGGCATCAAGCTCGGTTTCATGAGCTTCTTCGTCAAGGCCGCCGCCAACGCGCTGCAGCGCTTCCCGCTGGTCAACGCCTCGATCGACGGCGACGACATCATCTATCACGGCTACAGCGACATCTCGATCGCGGTGTCCACCGACAAGGGCCTGGTCACGCCGGTGCTGCGCAACGTCGAGCGCCAGTCGTTCGCCGACGTCGAACAGGGCATCGCCGACTACGCCGCCAAGGCGCGCGCCGGCAAGCTGGGCCTGGACGACCTGCAGGGCGGCACCTTCACCATCACCAACGGCGGCACCTTCGGCTCGCTGCTGTCGACCCCGATCATCAACCCGCCGCAGAGCGCCATCCTGGGCATGCACGCGATCAAGGAGCGTCCGATCGCCGAGAACGGCCAGGTCGTGATCGCCCCGATGATGTACCTGGCGCTGTCCTACGACCACCGCATCATCGACGGCAAGGATTCGGTGCAGTTCCTGGTGGACATCAAGAATCAGCTGGAAAACCCGGGCCGGATGTTGTTCGGTCTGTAA
- a CDS encoding 2-oxoglutarate dehydrogenase E1 component — translation MDNLLKHFAQSSQLAGGNAAYIEDLYEQYLVAPDSVDPKWRSYFDGFKGRDAGDVPHSAAIAHILSASRQAAHAGTGAAASDERERNVGRLITAYRARGHLGAQLDPLGLVPPVNPPDLDLPFHSLSPADLDSEFSTGGIGGQPRMKLKDLLVRLKATYASTIGAEFMHIQEFDQRQWIYRRLEDAGGKIAGDAASRKRTLERLTAAEGLERYLHTKYVGQKRFSLEGGDSLIPMMDEIIRQSGNDQVKDIVIGMAHRGRLNVLVNTLGKNPRKLFDEFEGKFEHAHDDRAHTGDVKYHMGFSADIAVGGDKQVHLALAFNPSHLEIVDPVVVGSVRSRQERFGDAERKAVLPILIHGDAAFAGQGVVMELFQMSQARGFAVGGTVHIVVNNQIGFTTSTRDDARSTLYCTDVAKMIGAPVFHVNGDDPDAVMFVSKLAYEFRQQFKKDVVIDLVCYRRWGHNEADEPAATQPVMYQTIRKHKTTRELYAAKLESDGVLSADEAKALVDGYRNKLDSGEYTTELAKRKPDEFAIDWSRYLVGTAADPVDTRVKREQLDRLAKLITTIPEGVELHARVAKIYEDRVKMAAGDQLGDWGFAENLAYATLLAEGHKLRLVGQDAGRGTFFHRHAILHDQKTDNYYLPLRQLVQNPEDATVIDSLLSEEAVMGFEYGYSTTDPNALCIWEAQFGDFANGAQVVIDQFIAAGEAKWGRIAGLSLFLPHGYEGQGPEHSSARLERFLQLCALENMLVCVPTTPAQCFHMIRRQMRMTTRKPLVVMTPKSLLRHKLAVSSLEELADGQFQHLIPDAKADAAKVKRVVLCSGKVYYDLLEDQTKRGQDDVAIVRIEQLYPFPRAQLAAELKGYANATDVVWCQEEPQNQGAWYQIRHHLNFCLAGGQSLHYAGRARSPSPAAGHMADHIVEQQKLVADALLNPFNDQVAE, via the coding sequence GTGGATAATCTCCTAAAGCACTTCGCGCAGTCATCGCAGCTCGCCGGCGGCAACGCCGCCTACATCGAGGATCTGTACGAGCAGTACCTCGTCGCCCCGGACAGTGTCGATCCGAAGTGGAGGAGTTATTTCGACGGCTTCAAGGGTCGCGATGCCGGTGATGTGCCGCATTCGGCCGCCATCGCCCACATTCTTTCTGCCTCCAGGCAGGCCGCCCATGCCGGAACCGGCGCCGCGGCCAGCGACGAGCGCGAGCGCAACGTCGGCCGCCTGATCACCGCTTACCGCGCGCGCGGTCACCTGGGCGCGCAGCTCGACCCGCTGGGCCTGGTCCCGCCGGTCAATCCGCCCGATCTGGACCTGCCGTTCCATAGCCTGTCCCCGGCCGATCTGGACAGCGAGTTCAGCACCGGCGGCATCGGTGGCCAGCCGCGCATGAAGCTGAAGGACCTGCTGGTGCGCCTGAAGGCGACCTACGCCAGCACCATCGGCGCCGAATTCATGCACATCCAGGAATTCGACCAGCGCCAGTGGATCTACCGTCGCCTGGAAGATGCCGGCGGCAAGATTGCCGGCGATGCGGCCAGCCGCAAGCGCACCCTGGAGCGGCTCACCGCCGCCGAAGGCCTGGAGCGCTACCTGCACACCAAGTACGTCGGCCAGAAGCGCTTCTCGCTGGAAGGCGGCGATTCGCTGATCCCGATGATGGACGAGATCATTCGCCAGTCCGGCAATGACCAGGTCAAGGACATCGTGATCGGCATGGCCCACCGCGGCCGTCTCAACGTGCTGGTCAATACGCTGGGCAAGAACCCGCGCAAGCTGTTCGACGAATTCGAAGGCAAGTTCGAGCATGCCCATGACGACCGCGCGCACACTGGCGACGTCAAGTACCACATGGGTTTCTCGGCCGATATCGCAGTCGGCGGCGACAAGCAGGTGCACCTGGCACTGGCGTTCAATCCCTCGCACCTGGAAATCGTCGACCCGGTCGTGGTCGGCAGCGTGCGTTCGCGCCAGGAGCGCTTCGGCGATGCCGAGCGCAAGGCCGTGCTGCCGATCCTGATCCATGGCGACGCCGCATTCGCAGGCCAGGGCGTGGTGATGGAACTGTTCCAGATGTCGCAGGCGCGCGGTTTCGCGGTCGGCGGCACCGTGCACATCGTGGTCAACAACCAGATCGGCTTCACCACCAGCACCCGCGACGATGCCCGCTCCACGCTGTACTGCACGGACGTGGCCAAGATGATCGGCGCACCGGTCTTCCACGTGAACGGCGACGACCCGGACGCGGTGATGTTCGTGTCCAAGCTGGCCTACGAATTCCGCCAGCAGTTCAAGAAGGACGTGGTCATCGACCTGGTCTGCTACCGCCGTTGGGGCCATAACGAGGCCGACGAACCGGCAGCGACCCAGCCGGTGATGTACCAGACCATCCGCAAGCACAAGACCACCCGCGAGCTGTATGCCGCCAAGCTGGAAAGCGACGGCGTGCTGAGCGCCGACGAGGCCAAGGCGCTGGTGGACGGCTACCGCAACAAGCTCGATTCGGGCGAATACACCACCGAACTGGCCAAGCGCAAGCCGGACGAATTCGCCATCGACTGGTCCAGGTATCTGGTCGGCACCGCCGCCGATCCGGTGGACACCCGCGTCAAGCGCGAGCAGCTGGACCGCCTGGCCAAGCTGATCACCACCATCCCCGAGGGCGTCGAGCTGCATGCCCGCGTGGCGAAGATCTACGAAGATCGCGTCAAGATGGCGGCAGGCGACCAGCTTGGCGACTGGGGCTTCGCCGAGAACCTGGCCTACGCCACCTTGCTGGCCGAAGGTCACAAGCTGCGTCTGGTCGGCCAGGACGCCGGCCGCGGCACGTTCTTCCACCGTCACGCCATCCTGCATGACCAGAAGACCGACAACTATTACCTGCCGCTGCGCCAGCTGGTGCAGAACCCCGAAGACGCCACCGTCATCGACTCGCTGCTGAGCGAAGAAGCGGTGATGGGCTTCGAATACGGTTACTCCACCACCGACCCGAATGCGCTGTGCATCTGGGAAGCGCAGTTCGGCGACTTCGCCAACGGCGCGCAGGTGGTGATCGACCAGTTCATCGCCGCCGGCGAAGCCAAGTGGGGCCGCATCGCCGGTCTGTCGCTGTTCCTGCCGCACGGCTACGAAGGCCAGGGCCCGGAGCATAGCTCCGCGCGCCTGGAGCGCTTCCTGCAGCTGTGCGCGCTGGAGAACATGCTGGTCTGCGTGCCGACTACCCCGGCGCAGTGCTTCCACATGATCCGCCGCCAGATGCGCATGACCACCCGCAAGCCGCTGGTGGTGATGACGCCCAAGTCGCTGCTGCGCCACAAGCTGGCGGTGTCGAGCCTGGAGGAACTGGCCGACGGGCAGTTCCAGCACCTGATCCCGGATGCCAAGGCCGACGCGGCCAAGGTCAAGCGTGTGGTGCTGTGCTCGGGCAAGGTCTATTACGACCTGCTCGAAGACCAGACCAAGCGTGGCCAGGACGATGTCGCCATCGTGCGCATCGAGCAGCTGTATCCGTTCCCGCGTGCGCAGCTGGCGGCCGAGCTTAAGGGCTATGCCAATGCCACCGACGTGGTGTGGTGCCAGGAAGAACCGCAGAACCAGGGCGCGTGGTACCAGATCCGCCACCATCTGAACTTCTGCCTGGCCGGCGGTCAGAGCCTGCATTACGCCGGCCGTGCCCGTTCGCCCTCGCCTGCCGCCGGCCACATGGCCGACCACATCGTCGAACAGCAGAAGCTGGTCGCCGATGCGCTGCTCAATCCGTTCAACGACCAAGTCGCTGAATAA
- a CDS encoding GNAT family N-acetyltransferase yields MSPHGRPRIVSLDLAEDAAALRALRLAWGSAAPGDPAETEWDALDPLSLHLAARTEEGQLVASVRLTPDRRIDRLGLLPDWRRRGLSDQLLAAAVANAAQRGWPRLQARVTAGAEALFARQGFLPDGAADLSADRSVDAGDPPGTPVHRRLDGPMAVDTLGAALAATTGLLCSARRQVLIYTRALDPPLFDNAAVLDALRRFATARHDKRVQVLVQDTASATASSSAMLRLAQRLPSVFRFRAVSDPVDTSYASAYVVGDDAYYFRPTGHRYDDGETWLSGAARSRQLEREFAQIWERSALWNEPRALGI; encoded by the coding sequence ATGAGCCCGCATGGCAGGCCACGGATCGTGTCGCTGGACCTGGCTGAAGACGCCGCTGCCCTGCGTGCGCTGCGCCTGGCCTGGGGCAGCGCGGCCCCGGGCGATCCGGCCGAGACCGAGTGGGACGCGCTGGACCCGCTCAGCCTGCACCTGGCCGCGCGGACCGAGGAGGGCCAACTGGTCGCATCGGTCCGGCTGACCCCGGACCGGCGCATCGACCGGCTCGGCCTGCTGCCGGACTGGCGCCGCCGCGGCCTGTCCGACCAGCTGCTCGCCGCCGCCGTGGCCAACGCCGCCCAGCGTGGCTGGCCACGCCTGCAGGCCCGCGTCACCGCAGGCGCCGAGGCGCTCTTCGCACGCCAGGGGTTTCTTCCCGACGGCGCTGCGGACCTGTCAGCGGACCGCAGCGTCGATGCCGGCGATCCACCCGGCACGCCGGTCCATCGCCGGCTCGACGGCCCGATGGCAGTGGACACCCTGGGTGCCGCCCTGGCCGCCACCACCGGCCTGCTGTGCAGCGCGCGCCGGCAGGTACTGATCTATACCCGCGCACTGGATCCACCGCTGTTCGACAACGCCGCGGTGCTGGACGCATTGCGCCGCTTCGCCACCGCCCGCCACGACAAGCGGGTTCAGGTCCTGGTGCAGGACACCGCCAGCGCCACTGCCAGCAGCAGCGCGATGCTGCGCCTGGCGCAACGCCTGCCCAGCGTGTTCCGGTTCCGCGCGGTCAGCGACCCGGTCGATACCAGCTATGCGTCAGCCTACGTGGTCGGCGACGACGCCTACTACTTTCGTCCAACAGGTCATCGCTACGACGACGGCGAAACCTGGCTGTCCGGCGCGGCCCGCAGCCGCCAGCTGGAGCGCGAATTCGCGCAGATATGGGAGCGCAGCGCACTTTGGAACGAACCGCGCGCGCTCGGCATCTGA
- a CDS encoding cupin domain-containing protein, with product MKKTAAKKTAARKGAPLPFEIHATRDQPLGMPVERFLRNYWHKHPLLIRNAFADFVSPLQPEDLAGLACEDGVLARLISHDRATDGWDVRTGPFQETDFPGLPDHDWTLLVQDVDKWDADVRALLEHFRFLPRWRIDDIMISFAATGGSVGAHVDHYDVFLLQGQGHRRWQIDARASQGRKPTPQAFRDDVDLKLLRDFKPTHDWVLGPGDMLYLPPLVPHHGVAEDPCLTFSIGTRAPSSAELIGDYLDTLIADADEAVRYHDEDLKVPADPYEIDVTAMNRVVAALNALRMNDPDRLGDWFGRFMTTYRASGDVVPAREPIPREAVEQALDEGVVLYRHPWSRLAWRRAKRGATLFCSGLEFALSAKDAARLAAADQIDGTLYGQLSARGREVVLELLAQGHYQRAHDDTHEDIEDIDDAQAAALSVSAGHHDADDHADSVDADDAIDHDADVEEVADDADTPEERVDAVEADLGEDEGKGEDEDEDEDGEEDASHSGEDQGSSART from the coding sequence ATGAAAAAAACTGCCGCAAAGAAGACCGCCGCCAGAAAAGGCGCGCCCCTGCCCTTTGAGATCCACGCGACCCGCGACCAGCCGCTGGGCATGCCGGTGGAGCGCTTCCTGCGCAATTACTGGCACAAGCACCCGCTGCTGATCCGCAATGCCTTCGCCGACTTCGTCTCGCCGCTGCAGCCGGAAGACCTGGCCGGGCTGGCCTGCGAGGATGGCGTGCTGGCGCGCCTGATCAGCCACGACCGCGCCACCGACGGCTGGGACGTGCGCACCGGCCCGTTCCAGGAAACCGACTTCCCGGGCCTGCCCGACCATGACTGGACCCTGCTGGTGCAGGACGTGGACAAGTGGGACGCCGACGTGCGCGCACTGCTGGAGCACTTCCGCTTCCTGCCGCGCTGGCGCATCGACGACATCATGATCAGCTTCGCCGCCACCGGCGGTTCGGTCGGCGCGCATGTCGACCATTACGACGTGTTCCTGCTGCAGGGCCAAGGCCACCGCCGCTGGCAGATCGACGCACGCGCCTCGCAGGGCCGCAAGCCCACGCCGCAGGCGTTCCGCGACGATGTCGACCTCAAGCTGCTGCGCGACTTCAAGCCCACCCACGACTGGGTGCTGGGCCCGGGCGACATGCTGTACCTGCCGCCGCTGGTGCCGCACCACGGCGTGGCCGAAGATCCTTGCCTGACCTTCTCCATCGGCACCCGCGCGCCCTCATCGGCCGAGCTGATCGGCGACTACCTGGACACCCTGATCGCCGATGCCGACGAGGCGGTGCGCTATCACGACGAAGACCTGAAGGTACCGGCCGATCCGTACGAAATCGACGTTACCGCGATGAACCGCGTGGTCGCCGCGCTCAATGCCCTGCGCATGAACGACCCCGATCGCCTGGGCGACTGGTTCGGCCGCTTCATGACCACCTACCGCGCCTCCGGCGACGTGGTGCCGGCACGCGAGCCGATTCCGCGCGAGGCGGTGGAACAGGCACTGGACGAAGGCGTGGTGCTGTATCGCCACCCGTGGTCGCGGCTGGCCTGGCGGCGGGCCAAGCGCGGCGCCACCCTGTTCTGCAGCGGCCTGGAATTCGCGCTCTCGGCCAAGGACGCCGCTCGCCTGGCGGCAGCCGACCAGATCGATGGCACGCTCTATGGGCAGCTGTCGGCGCGCGGCCGCGAGGTGGTGCTGGAGCTGCTGGCCCAGGGCCATTACCAGCGCGCCCATGACGACACGCACGAGGACATCGAGGACATCGACGACGCACAGGCCGCTGCGCTGAGCGTGTCGGCCGGTCACCACGACGCAGATGACCATGCCGATAGCGTGGACGCCGACGACGCCATCGACCACGACGCGGATGTGGAGGAGGTCGCCGACGACGCGGACACCCCGGAGGAGCGCGTCGATGCCGTCGAAGCGGACCTCGGCGAAGACGAAGGCAAAGGCGAGGACGAGGACGAGGACGAGGACGGCGAAGAAGATGCCTCGCACAGCGGCGAAGACCAAGGCAGCTCTGCGCGCACATGA